Proteins encoded by one window of Streptomyces sp. ALI-76-A:
- a CDS encoding glycosyltransferase: MRLVHVVTLVSDDGAFGGPTSVAVAQLEECAARGHDVTLVALARGRTRSAQRIGAVRLVSRPARRVIPGQGCLGLMHPLLLRDLWRAMGQADAVHLHAGRDLVSLAALVVARLRRKDFVTQTHGMVEPRTGAVARVFDRLYVPLLRRARCCLVLTERERRALTAVLGPDGPPLVSLPNGLPTSREEPGTRPREDHEVIFLARLHPRKRPEAFVEMAALIHKEFPETRFTLYGADEGSLPAVNRLVADRGLTEVVRYGGALEHAAALDAYRGATVYVLPSVHEPFPMTVLEALAEGTPVVCTDSSGIAAELARRQAALVTDGSPEALADAVAALLVDKALRHRLAEAGRRAIDEVFSIRSVVDRLEDVYRDRPGQG; the protein is encoded by the coding sequence ATGAGACTGGTCCACGTGGTCACGCTCGTCAGCGACGACGGGGCCTTCGGCGGCCCGACGAGCGTGGCCGTCGCCCAACTGGAGGAGTGCGCCGCACGAGGTCACGACGTGACGCTGGTGGCCCTGGCGCGGGGCAGGACACGGTCTGCGCAACGCATCGGAGCCGTCAGGCTGGTCTCCCGCCCGGCCCGGCGCGTCATCCCGGGCCAGGGGTGTCTGGGCCTCATGCATCCCCTGTTGCTGCGGGACCTGTGGCGGGCCATGGGGCAGGCGGACGCCGTTCACCTCCACGCGGGCCGGGATCTCGTCTCTCTCGCCGCACTCGTGGTCGCGCGGTTGCGGCGCAAGGACTTCGTCACGCAGACCCACGGCATGGTCGAGCCCCGCACCGGCGCCGTCGCGCGGGTCTTCGACCGTCTGTACGTGCCCCTGCTGCGCCGGGCGCGCTGCTGTCTCGTGCTCACCGAGCGGGAGCGGCGGGCACTGACCGCTGTGCTGGGCCCGGACGGGCCACCGCTGGTGTCCCTGCCCAACGGCCTGCCCACGTCACGTGAGGAGCCGGGGACACGGCCGAGGGAGGACCACGAGGTGATCTTCCTCGCCCGGCTTCACCCGCGCAAGCGCCCGGAGGCCTTCGTCGAGATGGCCGCCCTGATCCACAAGGAGTTCCCCGAGACACGTTTCACGCTCTACGGCGCGGACGAGGGGTCCCTCCCGGCGGTGAACCGGCTCGTCGCGGACCGCGGGCTGACCGAAGTGGTCCGCTACGGCGGCGCGCTGGAGCACGCCGCAGCGCTGGACGCCTACCGGGGAGCCACCGTGTACGTCCTGCCGAGCGTGCACGAGCCCTTCCCGATGACGGTCCTGGAAGCACTGGCCGAGGGAACACCGGTCGTGTGCACGGACAGCAGCGGCATCGCGGCCGAACTGGCACGCAGACAAGCGGCCCTGGTCACCGACGGCAGCCCGGAGGCACTGGCCGACGCGGTGGCCGCGCTGCTCGTCGACAAGGCGCTGCGCCACCGGCTGGCCGAAGCCGGCCGCCGCGCGATCGACGAGGTCTTCTCCATCCGTTCGGTCGTGGACCGGCTCGAGGACGTCTACCGCGACCGGCCGGGACAAGGGTGA
- a CDS encoding glycosyltransferase family 4 protein, giving the protein MRILVHDYSGHPFQAQLSRELARRGHTVVHSTCTAYVSGKGNLAADVPGLRFVTIGDGTALRKEAYFHRLRQETLLGLELARQVRREKPDVAMLANLPIPVLVVAAAVLRRLRIPWVLWHQDVTAVALKSFAAADVAKSMGVAARVFGAGEKWSARRASSIVVIAESFVRIHQEWGTADKVTVIPNWAPLDEIVPVARANAWSAEQGLNNVRTLLYSGTLGLKHNPVLLVRLAERLRDRGTPVRLVVVNDGPAVPVLRQAAAVRGVELTLLPFQPYERLPEVLGTGDLLVVLLGADAGQFSVPSKTLSYLCAGRPVLGLMPADNLAARLLRQAGSAVFPPEESSLDEASTWVREILSDPARAESLGKESRALAEREFALEECASRFEDILRRVSRSLAR; this is encoded by the coding sequence ATGAGGATCCTCGTCCACGACTACAGCGGCCACCCGTTCCAGGCCCAACTGAGCCGGGAACTGGCACGACGCGGCCACACCGTCGTCCACTCGACCTGTACGGCCTACGTCTCCGGCAAGGGCAACCTCGCCGCGGACGTCCCCGGCCTCCGCTTCGTCACCATCGGGGACGGCACCGCGCTGAGGAAGGAGGCCTACTTCCACCGGCTCCGCCAGGAGACGCTGCTGGGCCTCGAACTCGCCCGGCAGGTACGGCGCGAGAAGCCCGATGTGGCGATGCTGGCCAACCTGCCCATCCCGGTGCTGGTCGTGGCGGCGGCCGTGCTCAGGCGGCTGCGCATCCCCTGGGTGCTGTGGCACCAGGACGTGACGGCCGTCGCGCTGAAGAGCTTCGCCGCCGCCGATGTCGCGAAGTCGATGGGCGTGGCGGCGAGGGTCTTCGGAGCCGGCGAGAAGTGGTCGGCGCGGCGCGCCTCGTCCATCGTGGTGATCGCCGAGTCCTTCGTGCGGATCCACCAGGAGTGGGGCACGGCCGACAAGGTCACCGTCATTCCCAACTGGGCGCCGCTGGACGAGATCGTCCCGGTGGCCCGGGCCAACGCCTGGTCGGCCGAGCAGGGACTGAACAACGTGCGGACCCTGCTGTACTCCGGCACCCTGGGCCTGAAGCACAATCCCGTTCTGCTGGTGCGGCTGGCCGAGCGGTTGCGTGACCGGGGCACTCCGGTACGTCTCGTCGTCGTCAACGACGGCCCGGCCGTACCCGTGCTCAGACAGGCCGCGGCGGTTCGCGGCGTCGAGCTGACCCTGCTGCCCTTCCAGCCCTACGAGCGGCTGCCCGAGGTGCTGGGCACGGGCGATCTCCTCGTCGTCCTGCTGGGGGCGGACGCGGGTCAGTTCTCGGTCCCGTCCAAGACGCTGTCCTACCTGTGCGCCGGGCGCCCGGTGCTCGGCCTGATGCCCGCCGACAACCTGGCGGCGCGGCTGCTCCGTCAGGCGGGATCGGCGGTCTTCCCGCCGGAGGAGTCCTCACTCGACGAGGCCTCCACCTGGGTGCGGGAGATCCTGTCCGACCCGGCGCGTGCCGAGTCGCTGGGCAAGGAGAGCCGCGCCCTGGCCGAGCGGGAGTTCGCCCTGGAGGAGTGCGCGTCACGCTTCGAGGACATCCTGCGGAGGGTGAGCCGGTCCCTGGCACGCTGA
- a CDS encoding NAD-dependent epimerase/dehydratase family protein produces the protein MSKQVDVVVAGGGGFIGGHLVGDLLAQGLTVRSIDIKPRNEWYQVHQGAENVIADLSLLDSARAGVEGARQVYMLAADMGGMGFIENNKAACMMSVLTSTHMLKAAHEAAVERYFYSSSACVYAAGKQTDPNVTALKEADAYPAQPEDGYGWEKLFSERMCRHYTEDYGFVTRVARYHNVYGPDGTWTGGREKAPAAVCRKVAEAVLSGDHRLEIWGDGQQSRSFMYIDDCLHGTQMIMAGDSGVPVNLGSSELVTINQLVDIVEQLAGIRCERSYRLDAPQGVRGRNSDNTVIREIYGWEPSTALVDGLEKTYAWVYDQVKRSHK, from the coding sequence ATGAGCAAGCAGGTCGACGTCGTCGTCGCCGGAGGCGGGGGATTCATCGGGGGCCATCTCGTGGGCGATCTTCTAGCCCAGGGGCTGACCGTCCGCTCCATCGACATCAAGCCCCGGAACGAGTGGTACCAGGTCCACCAGGGCGCCGAGAACGTGATCGCCGACCTGTCGCTCCTGGACAGTGCCCGGGCGGGCGTCGAGGGCGCCCGTCAGGTGTACATGCTGGCCGCCGACATGGGCGGCATGGGCTTCATCGAGAACAACAAGGCGGCCTGCATGATGTCGGTGCTGACCAGCACCCACATGCTCAAGGCGGCGCACGAGGCCGCCGTGGAGCGCTACTTCTACTCCTCGTCCGCCTGCGTGTACGCCGCCGGCAAGCAGACCGACCCGAACGTCACCGCCCTGAAGGAGGCGGACGCCTATCCCGCGCAGCCGGAGGACGGCTACGGCTGGGAGAAGCTCTTCTCCGAACGCATGTGCCGCCATTACACCGAGGACTACGGCTTCGTCACCCGCGTCGCCCGGTACCACAACGTGTACGGCCCCGACGGCACCTGGACCGGCGGGCGGGAGAAGGCTCCGGCCGCGGTGTGCCGGAAGGTGGCCGAGGCGGTCCTCTCCGGTGACCACCGGCTCGAGATCTGGGGCGACGGACAGCAGAGCCGGTCCTTCATGTACATCGACGACTGCCTCCACGGCACCCAGATGATCATGGCCGGAGACAGTGGCGTGCCGGTCAACCTCGGATCGTCGGAGCTGGTGACCATCAACCAGCTGGTGGACATCGTCGAGCAGCTCGCGGGCATCCGCTGCGAGCGCAGCTACCGGCTCGACGCCCCCCAGGGCGTGCGCGGCCGCAACTCCGACAACACCGTGATCCGCGAGATCTACGGCTGGGAGCCGTCGACCGCCCTGGTCGACGGGCTGGAGAAGACCTACGCCTGGGTCTACGACCAGGTCAAGCGCTCCCACAAGTGA